From the genome of Uranotaenia lowii strain MFRU-FL chromosome 1, ASM2978415v1, whole genome shotgun sequence, one region includes:
- the LOC129740161 gene encoding uncharacterized protein LOC129740161, whose translation MLEVKGRQTAKFIVQKTEEVLKLYDISLEQVLSGTCDNGANMLAAIKGLDQDLQILEAEKMAVEDDENLDCINEDLHEELSREFESRIYLVRCAAHTLQLAVTDVVKHTDSRIRSITNIVKNCRKIAYRDSFHMHNVPIPPMYSKTRWGGVFEMISNLYDHELFYKDLGDQFKELDLSEHWDFIHDYKNALKPLYISTKEMQAKHLSLGDFYIQWLRCLMEVKLLTNNELAKSLIISLTTRLQQLKNNVVFKAALLIDPRFNYLSSAVLTPGEKEPIRNFIIATSQRIRSFKPVESVIVKAPEPEPDTVSSNLDDFMSDLFGGVPPLTMNDNQNQNNFVKQLNGLDLENHQNHKYDVWKHWQDRINSHPELAEVALAIMAVPATQVSVERSFSALALVLSPARTNLSAKNLENILLVKLNSDLLKSIIPNMYDWKQYQGLSDLRG comes from the exons ATGCTGGAGGTGAAAGGACGACAGACTGCCAAATTTATCGTCCAGAAAACAGAGGAGGTTCTGAAGTTGTATGATATATCACTGGAACAAGTTTTGTCTGGGACGTGTGACAATGGCGCCAACATGTTGGCTGCTATTAAAGGGTTGGATCAAGACCTCCAGATTCTTGAAGCTGAAAAAATGGCTGTTGAAGATGACGaaaatttggattgtattaatgAAGATCTCCATGAAGAACTTAGTAGAGAATTCGAATCTCGAATCTACCTTGTGAGATGCGCTGCGCATACCTTACAATTAGCTGTGACGGACGTGGTTAAGCACACAGATAGTCGGATTCGCAGCATAACAAATATCGTTAAAAATTGTAGGAAGATAGCATACAGAGATTCATTCCATATGCACAATGTTCCCATTCCACCAATGTATTCAAAAACCAGATGGGGAGGAGTATTTGAAATGATTTCGAACCTGTATGATCATGAATTATTCTATAAAGATTTAGGAGATCAGTTTAAGGAACTTG aTCTGTCTGAACACTGGGATTTTATCCATGATTATAAAAACGCTCTGAAGCCCCTGTATATTTCTACCAAAGAAATGCAAGCCAAACACCTATCGTTGGGGGACTTTTATATACAATGGCTACGTTGTCTGATGGAGGTTAAATTATTAACAAACAATGAATTGGCGAAATCCTTGATTATTTCTTTAACAACAAGACTTCAGCAGCTTAAAAACAATGTTGTCTTTAAGGCAGCTTTGCTGATTGATCCTAGGTTCAATTATTTATCTTCAGCTGTTCTGACGCCTGGAGAAAAGGAACCAATCAGG aactttATTATCGCCACGTCACAGAGGATTCGTTCATTCAAACCCGTCGAATCAGTTATAGTTAAAGCGCCTGAGCCCGAACCTGATACGGTATCATCCAACTTAGATGACTTTATGAGCGATCTATTTGGAGGAGTGCCACCATTGACAATGAACGACAATCAAAATCAGAACAATTTCGTTAAACAATTAAATGGACTGGATCTCGAGAACCATCAAAACCACAAATATGATGTATGGAAGCACTGGCAGGATCGCATCAATAGTCACCCAGAGCTGGCAGAAGTAGCGTTAGCCATAATGGCGGTTCCAGCGACTCAGGTATCGGTAGAGCGCTCTTTTAGTGCACTGGCATTGGTATTGTCACCTGCGCGCACAAATTTGTCagcaaaaaatttggaaaatatcctACTCGTTAAATTGAATAGCgatttattaaaatcaataattcCAAATATGTACGACTGGAAGCAGTATCAGGGTCTAAGTGATCTGcgtggatga